CGCAGGCCGATCTCACTACCGTAGCTGCCGACCTGCTGAACGATCCGAGCTTGGCGATCCGCTTCACCGACCGTGTCCACCAAGCCATGATCAATTTCTTGGGTCTGGCCGCCGCGCGGGAGCAGCTTTTGCAACTGCCTGCGTTCCGTGGTCCCAATGCACCGGTGGCCGACCCAGGCGAATTGTATTTCATCGGTTTGAGCCAAGGCCACATTTTAGGGTCGACTTATCTCACCCTATCGCCCGATATCGAGAGGGCGATGGTCGGCGTCGGCGGAGCGGACTTTACATTCATCATGTTTCGCTCGCGGGCGTTTGGGCTGTTTCTCGGAATCATCGCCGGGATGTTCCCCGACCCGCTGGATCAACAGAAAATGACCGTGTTGCTGCAAACCGTATTCGACCGCATCGACCCGCTGACTTACGCGCCTTACCTCGTGTCCGCACCCTTACCTCGCGCACGGGCCAAGCGCATTCTCATGCAAATGGGAACGGGAGATGCGGAAGTGCCCAACTTATCTACGGAGCTCCATGCACGCGCGGCCGGAATTCCCTTAGCCCTTCCGTCGGCGCACCTGGTACCCCAATTGCCGACGGTTTCGTTCCCCGTCGACGGATCCGCCCTGGCCGTGTTCCATTACGACATCGAGCCCTTTCCCGCTATCCAACCCATCCCGCCCACGGAACCGAACGAGGTGCACGAGGGCCAAAGAGAGCTCCGCTCTGCGCAACGCCAGGTGGATGCTTTCTTTCGACCAGGAGGATTGATCGAAAACTTTTGCGAAGGCCCCTGCGATCCGGAGTGATGCCAGCGACGGTCGTTTGGTTCTACAATGACCTGCGGGTCGGCGACAATGAAGCCCTCCTGGCCGCCTGTCGGCGCGGGGCTGTCATTGGGTTGTACACTTGGACCCCGAGCGAACTCGGCGACCGCGCTCCGGGTGCGGCCCGGCGCTGGTGGTTGCACCACGCCTTGACCAGCCTTGCCGCTAGCCTGGAACCTCTTGGTATTCCACTCGTGTTGCGCCAAGCCGAGCGAGCTGAAGTTGCGGTCGAGGACGTCCTCCGCGAAACGGAGGCAGATGCCGTCTACTGGAACAAAAGGTACGATCCGGCCGTGTCCGAACGCGACCGCCGGATCGCCGCGAGCCTCCGGCGCCGGGGAATTTGGGTCGCAGAGTACGACGGATGGTTGTTGCACGACCCGGCCTCGTTCCGCACGGAGCATGGTGACGCCTACCGTGTGTTCACTCCGTTCTGGCGCCGCTTTACCCGCCACACGCCACCCCCTCCGCGTCCGCGACCGACCGGATATTTCCGCCCGCGATGGCACCCCAACAGCGACGATCTGGCGGCCTGGCGATTGCTGCCACACGTCCCTTGGGACCGGGAGTTTTACCCCACCTGGGAACCCACCGAGCAAGGCGCCGAACGAGCCATCGAACAGTTCGTGCGTTTGAAGTTACCTGCCTATGCTCGGAAGCGCGACTTCCCCGCCTGCGAGGGAACATCTCGTCTCTCGCCGTACCTGGCAACAGGCCAAATTTCTCCTCGGCAGATTTGGTATCGGGTCTCAACGGCTGGGACCGAGAAGCAGTTCGCGGAGCCGTTTCTCCGGCAGCTCGCGTGGCGGGAGTTCGCATATCACGTTTTGGAAAGTCACCCGAACCTACACGAGCAACCGCTGCGCGCCGAGTTTCGCCACTTTCCTTGGAAAGACATTGCGATGTCCGATCTGCGGCGCTGGCAGCGAGGACACACCGGCATCCCCATCATAGATGCGGGCATGCGCCAGCTTTGGCGCACCGGCTGGATGCACAACCGCGCTCGAATGATCGTGGCTTCGTGGCTCACAAAAAATTTGCAGGGCGACTGGCGGATCGGCGAACAGTGGTTCTGGGATACACTCGTGGACGCCGACCCCGCCAACAATGCGTTCGGCTGGCAATGGGTGGCCGGATGCGGAGCCGATGCCGCGCCGTACTGGAGGGTGTTTCAACCGCTGCGGCAGGCCAAGAGGTTCGATCCGAATGGCGACTATGTGCGCCGGTGGGTTCCAGAACTCGCCCAACTTCCCGACCAATTCGTTCACGAGCCCTGGCTTGCGCCCCCCGAGGTTCTCCAACGGGCCGGTGTGAAGCTCGACACGACCTACCCGGCACCCATGCTGGATCCAGTCGAGAGTCGCCGCGCTGCCCTCGCAGCGTTTGCCGCTTTTCGCCGGTCGAACGGACAATAAGGAACGGCACCCGACCCCGGCCGGCTCAGTTCCCGTTGGCGCGGTTCTGCCCGGCATCGCCCGTCAGCGCATCCGCCCGAACAGCAGTGCCGTAACCTCCGCTTTGCGCCCGACGCCGCTCGCGCCGGATCACGGCGCGAGCGTGCGCTTCTACTACTTCCTCCTTGCACATCCTAAGGAAGCTGCGGGATACGATCGCCAGCAGCGCCGCGTCCTCGACGATACCCAGGAAACCACGCGAGTCCGCAATCAGGTCCCGCGGTGCGGCGGCGTAAATCAATGCGGCAACCACCAGCGCCTTCCCTACCCCTGGAGTGCGCTTGTCCCTCAACAAGCGCACGTACACTGCCGCACCGCGCCGCATACTCGCCCCGACCCCCCGCAGATCACCGGCTAACCCTCGCTCCACGATCTGCCGACTCCAAGAGCCCGCAACCAGCACCCACACGAAGCCGCCGACGATTCCCGGAAGCCACGTTACCCACAGCCGCAATGCATGGCCGACCACACGGCGAAACCGCCGCAGAGCTTGGCGCACATCCTTCCGGAGTTGCTTCAAACGAGGCGTCACGTCACCGTCGGTGACAAGGTAAATCCCGCTTGCTGTGCCAGCAGGTAACACGCCCCCGGCTAAGCCCATCCCCGCTTCGGGTGCGTCAGCAGCGCCAACGTCCCCGGCCGAATATACAAACGCCACGGCAACGCAAAGGCTCCAGCGTACCGCGCGTCGTCCCACTTCGAGCACCACGGCCCGGCGCCGTCTCCTTGCCTCACACGCGCTGTGGCCGGCCGTGTTCCAACAGTCGTTCCAGTTTTTGCCGAACCACTTCCGCATCCGTGATCGGCTTGGCGATATAGTCGTCGCAACCTACTGCCAACGCTCGTTGCTCGTCGCCGGCCATCGCTTGGGCCGTAAGCGCAATGATGGGTATGCTTCGGCCCACATCGCTTGCCCTCAGTCGCCGCGTGGCCTCCCAGCCGTCCAGTACCGGCATCTTGAGGTCCATAAAGATCAAGTCGGGAGGGTTCTCCGCCACCAGCCGCAACGCCTCTTCGCCGTTACCCGCTTCCACGATTTCGTAATCCCCGAAACGCCGCAGGCGGTAGACTAGAATCCTCCGGTTGTCGACATTGTCTTCCACAACCAAAATCCGTTTCCGCGTCATAGCCTCAGCATATAATCGCAAGCCAAAGATCCAAACAAGAAAAAAGGCCGCCGCCCATCATAGGCGGCGGCCTTCCACCACGGCAAACAGCCAGGCCTCAGTAGGCAACCGTATCGGCCTGGCTCTTGTCACCTCGCAAGTGAACGTTGAAGCTCGCGGAGCGAACGGCGTTGTTGTTGGGATTCCTGTGGAACTCCTCCACTACCGCCAAGATGCCATTACCGGGGTTCCCATCGCCGCTCAGCACCGGCCGGATCACGGTCTGCCCGGCGAGCGTCCCTTGCACCGCCACATTGAACACCGAAAAGGCTTCTTGCCCGGCCCGCCGATCGAGCCGCGACAGTTGGGTCTCGCGGAAACACCGGAACCGCGTACTCGCAGACATTCGTTGCTCGAACTCGTTAAAGACAACGAATTGCAGCGTGTGCACGGGCGCGTTCGGGTCGCTTTCGAGGCGCTCGCTGCACGGCACCAGCGTGATGTCGCTCGTTACCTGCCGAGTCGCCGACAGGTTTGCGTTGTCGAAGAAGTGGTCCACAACAACCTGGGCCGAGCACCCGGCGTACTCTCGGTTCTGCCCGCCTAAGAGCAGCGTGGTATCGCTCTGGGGAGAACCGTCGGACGCCACTGCTTGCACTCCAATTGCATTGTACGTCTGCACGTCCACCAACGCACTATTCACCCGGTAGATCGATGCATTCCCAACGAGGTCGTTGCGGTTCACCGGCGTATTCGGGTCGTCTCCGGTACCGACGACCTGGACGCACTTGAGCTCGCCCAGAAAAACCCCCGGAGCCAGCGGCGGAACCCGGCCGATGTCCTGCGTCTGGCAAGAGGCTCCAATCCCGGAACAGTCGCTATTCGCACTGCACGGAAGCCCTGGAGATGTTCCACCAACACAGAACCCCGTTGTGACCACCCCTTCACTTGCGCGCCAGCCCACCGGCTGGTTCGCGGTGAGATTCAAATCGAAGTTCTGCGCGTCGCAGGAGCTCAGCGTGCAAATTCCGCCGGACGCACAATCTTCGTTGGAATTACACGCCCCGAATCCGTCCACTCCGCGGCCCACCGTGCACCGCGGAGTGCCGTCCACGTAGAAGCAGTGCACCGTGGTCGGGCTGCTGCTGGTATTCGTGATACGGATCACTGTATCCATCGGTACCCCGTTGAGATCGCCGGATGTGTCCACGACGATTTTTGGAAACACGAGGTAACCCGCGGCTTCCTCCGTGCTCACCTTCTGAGCGCTGGCTGCCCAGCTCAGCCCCATCACCAAGGATCCAACCAACGCCGCCAGTGCGGCACGTTGCCCGATCCAGCTTGTGTTCCTCATAGCGCCAACCTTTCTTTGGTCGAACCGCATCATGGCGTCACCCTCTTTCCCTACGGTAGCCGAACGGTTCCCACCGCAGATCCACCAGTATGTACGTTCGACGCAGCGGTGCCGGTTACCCCGGCCTGATCCGCGTGCGCCGATTCCGCCACGGCAACGGCGCCAGCACCCGAAACGCTAAGCTGCGCCTGCGCAAAGATCGTGCTGATTGCGCCCCCGGAGAGCAGAGTGGATCGGAACTGCCCGGTTGTTTGCGGAGTGTTTCCTAAGTCTACGGATGTCCAACACTGGTACGGGAACGATCCGCTAAATGGAGACTCGAACTCGTCGTACACGATGAAAGATACCGTGCCGTTGCTCCGCACACCGGCCTGAAGGTCGATATTGCAGGACAGGAGCGTGAGGTTGGTCGAAATAAACGAATTCAGGCTTGCGCTCCCCAAGTCCTCGATCACCGGATCCAGCGAACCGCGCGGGCTGAAGTTGAGCGTGAGCTCGCTCGGGCAAGTCTCGTACTCCGTCCCGTTCAAGTTCAAGGGGTTGTCGAGGCTATTCGCCACCGCTCCCAGCGCGAACGCATTGTACTTACTGACGTCCCCATTCGAATCGTCTAGGATTGTGACTTCACCCTTCAATCGGTTCTGGCCGAACGGGTTTCCGTTCTGGTCCACTTCCACACAAACCAACGCGCCTTGGAAGCCGGGTGGAACCGGCGGAATGAGCCCAGCATCGAAGCCGGCCCCCGCGCTCCCGAACGGATCCGTTGGATCCACGCGACGACCCTGGGATACTCTCCATTGCGTGGGCTGCTGGCGCGTCAATACCAATTCAAAGTCGGTTGCCCCGCAGTAGCCCCCACCGTCCGGCGCGAACAGGTAGAAGCAATGCACCCAGTTGATGTTGTTGCCGGTATTGGTGAGCTGGATAATGGTGTCGCGGTTTTGCGTTCGCACGACCTTCGGGAACATGAGAATCGAGCCCGGCCGATCACTACCCGAGCGTGTCTGGGCATGCGTTGCGGCAGCAGACCCGAGGATGCACATTACGCTCATCCCCAAAAGCCAGCTCCTCCTGAGTGCCCTCATGATATTCTCCTCCTTGCGGTTTCCTTCCGCATAACGTTGGACCTCTTCACCCCTTACTCCCGTCGCAATGGCCGCAGTGCTCAAGGCAGCACGATCACATCTTGACGCCCGTTACCCATTTGATGCAGATCGTACGCAGCACTGCTTGGCGGCGTGAGGCCAGTCAGATTTGCCCGGGCGACACCAAGCAAACCGGAGCCGAGGGGTGCGCTACCGCCGACCCCACGAATCCGAGTTTGCCCAGCAAGGCTGCCGGCAACACCAGCACTAAAGATGGACCTTGCAGGGTTGCGCGTGTCGATACGGGAGAGCTGCGAGTCGAAGAGACAATCCACCGTCCTGCTGGTCGAAAACCTCTGCTCGAACTCGTTGAACACGAGGAACTGCGCCACGGACCGGCCCGGAGTTTGGGTCAGAAAATCGTTGGAGCAGGGGACCAAGGTCAACTCTGTGCCGTACTGCACCGCAGGGTTGCCCAAGATCGGGTCCACAGCACCATCGAACAGATGACTCAGAATGAGGACCCCAGGACAAGA
This sequence is a window from Candidatus Binatia bacterium. Protein-coding genes within it:
- the phrA gene encoding deoxyribodipyrimidine photo-lyase; the protein is MPATVVWFYNDLRVGDNEALLAACRRGAVIGLYTWTPSELGDRAPGAARRWWLHHALTSLAASLEPLGIPLVLRQAERAEVAVEDVLRETEADAVYWNKRYDPAVSERDRRIAASLRRRGIWVAEYDGWLLHDPASFRTEHGDAYRVFTPFWRRFTRHTPPPPRPRPTGYFRPRWHPNSDDLAAWRLLPHVPWDREFYPTWEPTEQGAERAIEQFVRLKLPAYARKRDFPACEGTSRLSPYLATGQISPRQIWYRVSTAGTEKQFAEPFLRQLAWREFAYHVLESHPNLHEQPLRAEFRHFPWKDIAMSDLRRWQRGHTGIPIIDAGMRQLWRTGWMHNRARMIVASWLTKNLQGDWRIGEQWFWDTLVDADPANNAFGWQWVAGCGADAAPYWRVFQPLRQAKRFDPNGDYVRRWVPELAQLPDQFVHEPWLAPPEVLQRAGVKLDTTYPAPMLDPVESRRAALAAFAAFRRSNGQ
- a CDS encoding response regulator; this encodes MTRKRILVVEDNVDNRRILVYRLRRFGDYEIVEAGNGEEALRLVAENPPDLIFMDLKMPVLDGWEATRRLRASDVGRSIPIIALTAQAMAGDEQRALAVGCDDYIAKPITDAEVVRQKLERLLEHGRPQRV